One Limibacillus sp. DNA window includes the following coding sequences:
- the atpD gene encoding F0F1 ATP synthase subunit beta — protein sequence MAKNLVGKVTQVMGPVVDVQFEGDLPSILNALETTNDGKRLVLEVAQHLGESEVRTIAMDATEGLVRGQEVKDTGSPITVPVGPETLGRIMNVIGEPIDERGELKTKNKAPIHRTAPKFDEQSTEAEVLVTGIKVIDLLEPYVRGGKIGLFGGAGVGKTVLIMELINNIAKAHGGYSVFAGVGERTREGNDLYHEMIDSGVIKLDEEGSKAALVYGQMNEPPGARARVALTGLSLAEYFRDEEGQDVLFFVDNIFRFTQAGSEVSALLGRIPSAVGYQPTLATEMGNLQERITTTKKGSITSVQAIYVPADDLTDPAPATSFSHLDATTVLSRSIAELGIYPAVDPLDSTSRILDPRVIGEEHYNVAREVQRVLQQYKALQDIIAILGMDELSEEDKLTVSRARKIQRFLSQPFHVAEVFTGTPGVLVSLEDTIKGFKGIVEGEYDHLPESAFYMVGTIEEAVEKARKMAAEAA from the coding sequence ATGGCGAAAAACTTGGTTGGCAAGGTCACGCAGGTCATGGGACCGGTGGTGGACGTGCAGTTCGAAGGCGACCTGCCCTCGATCCTGAACGCGCTGGAGACCACCAATGACGGCAAACGTCTGGTTCTCGAGGTCGCGCAGCACCTGGGCGAGAGCGAGGTGCGCACCATCGCGATGGACGCCACCGAGGGCCTGGTCCGCGGGCAGGAGGTCAAGGACACCGGCTCGCCGATCACGGTGCCGGTCGGACCGGAGACCCTGGGCCGCATCATGAACGTCATCGGCGAGCCGATCGACGAGCGCGGCGAGCTGAAGACCAAGAACAAGGCGCCGATCCACCGCACCGCTCCGAAGTTCGACGAGCAGTCGACCGAGGCCGAGGTGCTGGTCACCGGCATTAAGGTCATCGACCTTCTGGAGCCCTACGTCCGTGGCGGTAAGATCGGCCTGTTCGGCGGCGCCGGCGTGGGCAAGACCGTGCTGATCATGGAGCTGATCAACAACATCGCCAAGGCGCACGGCGGCTATTCCGTGTTCGCCGGTGTCGGCGAGCGTACCCGTGAGGGTAACGACCTTTATCACGAGATGATCGACTCCGGCGTCATCAAGCTGGACGAGGAAGGCTCCAAGGCCGCCCTGGTCTACGGTCAGATGAACGAGCCTCCGGGTGCGCGCGCCCGTGTCGCGCTGACCGGCCTGTCGCTGGCCGAGTACTTCCGCGACGAGGAAGGCCAGGACGTGCTGTTCTTCGTGGACAACATCTTCCGCTTCACCCAGGCGGGCTCCGAGGTCTCGGCGCTGCTGGGCCGCATTCCCTCCGCCGTGGGTTATCAGCCGACGCTGGCCACGGAGATGGGCAACCTGCAGGAGCGCATCACCACCACCAAGAAGGGTTCGATCACCTCGGTGCAGGCCATCTACGTGCCCGCCGACGACTTGACCGACCCCGCGCCCGCCACCTCCTTCTCGCACTTGGACGCCACCACGGTGCTGTCGCGCTCCATCGCGGAGCTGGGCATCTACCCCGCCGTGGACCCGCTGGACTCCACCAGCCGCATCCTGGACCCGCGCGTCATCGGCGAGGAGCACTACAACGTCGCCCGTGAGGTGCAGCGCGTGCTGCAGCAGTACAAGGCGCTGCAGGACATCATCGCGATCCTGGGCATGGACGAGCTTTCCGAGGAGGACAAGCTGACTGTGTCCCGCGCGCGTAAGATCCAGCGTTTCCTCTCCCAGCCCTTCCACGTGGCCGAGGTATTCACCGGCACGCCGGGCGTGCTGGTGTCGCTCGAAGACACCATCAAGGGCTTCAAGGGAATCGTCGAGGGCGAGTACGATCACCTGCCCGAGTCGGCCTTCTACATGGTCGGCACCATCGAGGAAGCCGTCGAGAAGGCCCGCAAGATGGCCGCCGAGGCCGCGTAA
- a CDS encoding F0F1 ATP synthase subunit epsilon: MAEQVEFELVSPEKLLLSEPVDMVVVPGGDGNFGVLPRHSPLISTVRPGVIDVYQKGSVEQRIFVAGGFAEVTGERCTVLAEEAVPVEEIDRAETEQALKDAREDLADAKEAADKKEIEGRIAVLEAKMDAIKK; encoded by the coding sequence ATGGCCGAACAGGTTGAATTCGAGCTGGTCTCTCCGGAAAAGCTGCTGCTTTCCGAGCCGGTCGACATGGTCGTGGTCCCGGGTGGCGACGGCAACTTCGGTGTCCTGCCGCGTCACTCCCCGCTGATCTCGACCGTGCGCCCCGGCGTCATCGACGTCTACCAGAAGGGCTCCGTCGAGCAGCGCATCTTCGTGGCCGGCGGTTTCGCCGAGGTCACCGGCGAGCGCTGCACCGTCCTGGCCGAGGAGGCCGTGCCGGTCGAGGAGATCGACCGCGCCGAGACCGAGCAGGCCCTGAAGGACGCCCGCGAAGACCTGGCCGACGCCAAGGAAGCGGCGGACAAGAAGGAAATCGAAGGCCGCATCGCCGTCCTGGAAGCCAAGATGGACGCGATCAAGAAGTAA